The Parashewanella spongiae genome has a window encoding:
- the ltrA gene encoding group II intron reverse transcriptase/maturase, with translation MANTPVNIRILQRKLYLRSKFNSELRFYSLYDKLSRLDILEEAYRRCKANKGGAGIDGITFSYLEQQKKVVALLKEIQTQLQQKNYRPSPVKRVEILKDNGKTRKLGIPIISDRIVQMAMTIVMQPVYEPHLHEHSYGYRPCRSAQQAVKVIEMSLKQGYQHVLDADLSAYFDTIPHAKLMAKVERRISDSSFLSLLKSFIKAPISVETVNRKWRIEASRCGTPQGGVISPLLANIYLNDFCLKIHEKTPCKIVTYADDFVVLHKQTYTQEQLDWITQQLSDEGLKLNQSKTHCVDMGKLMNKFDFLGFNFQRITGIIKGTSYIKIQASKKSQTKLKNKIRDIVKHRTSNTLGVLINKVNQVLRGWKHYFGGIGYPRGVFFRINGFVVNRFYRWHRRLSQRRSKYLSRGAYEKLRQAGLEYLPTTR, from the coding sequence ATGGCTAACACTCCAGTAAATATCAGAATATTACAGCGAAAACTTTACTTACGCTCAAAGTTTAACTCGGAGCTACGATTTTACAGCTTGTACGATAAACTCAGTCGCCTAGATATACTCGAAGAAGCCTATCGACGATGCAAAGCCAATAAAGGCGGAGCAGGAATTGATGGCATCACATTCAGTTATCTAGAGCAGCAAAAGAAAGTCGTTGCGCTGTTAAAAGAAATTCAAACTCAATTACAACAGAAAAACTATCGACCTAGCCCAGTCAAACGAGTAGAAATACTCAAAGACAACGGCAAAACGCGGAAACTTGGGATCCCGATAATCAGTGACAGAATTGTGCAAATGGCGATGACAATAGTGATGCAACCCGTCTACGAACCTCATTTACATGAACACAGTTATGGTTATCGTCCATGTCGAAGCGCCCAGCAAGCGGTAAAAGTCATTGAAATGAGCCTAAAACAAGGCTATCAGCACGTACTTGATGCTGACTTGAGCGCCTATTTCGATACCATCCCGCACGCTAAGTTGATGGCAAAAGTAGAAAGGCGAATAAGCGACAGCAGCTTTCTGAGTTTGCTGAAAAGCTTTATCAAAGCGCCCATCAGCGTAGAGACGGTCAACAGAAAATGGCGAATAGAAGCAAGCCGATGTGGCACTCCGCAAGGCGGAGTTATCTCTCCACTACTGGCTAACATCTATCTCAACGATTTCTGTTTGAAAATACACGAAAAAACACCGTGTAAAATCGTTACCTATGCAGATGATTTTGTTGTACTTCATAAGCAAACCTACACACAAGAGCAACTGGACTGGATAACACAGCAATTAAGTGATGAAGGTCTGAAGCTAAATCAAAGTAAAACCCACTGTGTGGATATGGGAAAGCTGATGAATAAGTTTGATTTCCTCGGTTTTAACTTTCAACGGATCACAGGTATCATCAAAGGCACCAGTTACATTAAGATACAGGCGTCTAAGAAGAGCCAAACAAAGCTGAAAAATAAAATCAGAGACATAGTGAAACACCGAACCTCAAATACACTTGGCGTACTGATAAATAAGGTTAATCAAGTTCTGAGGGGATGGAAACACTATTTTGGTGGGATAGGTTATCCCAGAGGTGTATTTTTCAGAATAAATGGATTTGTAGTAAACCGGTTCTATCGCTGGCATCGTCGCTTAAGTCAACGTCGAAGCAAGTATCTATCACGAGGTGCTTACGAAAAATTACGCCAAGCTGGTCTTGAGTATTTACCCACGACAAGATGA
- a CDS encoding M14-type cytosolic carboxypeptidase has product MACQLESDIQLLANFPSANLGKVSQLQVSKNSSQIVLDNDNGDNSLYQIPKWRNWWNIKLEGLPIDRLYQFVVNDIFDKTNRGWEYRYTPLFSYDNKSWHRFESDEITHSSVLNALGMVNHQVKIERQYDKKQVFIARFYPYTQTDFDHFYTLLMKEYPELEGEGYFKKQTLGFSPMHHLPIDMITVTNPYIDANNKKSVWIQARSHAAETGGSFVTEGILSWLADRGRVDVNKALDNFIFYIVPMHNVDGVYTGNYRLNSKSENLENTWYRSQSNPLYLDDDSPLENQIINKKLRELSQSSAPFSIALNLHSTQSKPNTRAFFFPHFGTMQQGYSERQANLWHNSIRFIRAVSQEYSNEFGDRLIEPTPVEGGSKFASQNFPESWWWANFGDQVMAVTLETTYEHAGFQPGFITPDRLRALGESLMKGVLKYHSLSHGGLIQLLNSEHLSSSEKFVIPSEIDTKN; this is encoded by the coding sequence ATGGCTTGTCAACTAGAAAGTGACATTCAGCTTTTAGCCAACTTTCCTTCAGCAAATTTGGGGAAAGTTTCTCAGCTTCAGGTTAGCAAAAATAGCAGTCAAATTGTGCTTGATAACGATAATGGTGATAACTCTTTATATCAAATACCTAAGTGGAGAAATTGGTGGAACATTAAACTCGAAGGGTTACCAATCGATCGACTATATCAATTCGTAGTTAACGATATTTTTGATAAGACAAATCGAGGATGGGAATATCGCTATACGCCATTATTTTCGTACGACAATAAATCTTGGCATCGGTTTGAAAGTGATGAGATTACCCATTCGTCAGTACTGAACGCACTAGGAATGGTGAATCATCAAGTGAAGATTGAAAGACAGTACGATAAAAAGCAGGTGTTTATTGCAAGGTTTTACCCTTACACTCAGACAGATTTTGACCATTTTTATACCTTATTAATGAAAGAGTACCCTGAATTAGAGGGTGAGGGTTACTTTAAAAAACAAACGCTTGGTTTTTCTCCTATGCACCATTTACCAATAGACATGATTACGGTGACTAATCCTTATATTGACGCAAACAATAAAAAGAGTGTTTGGATTCAGGCTCGCAGCCATGCCGCAGAAACAGGTGGCTCATTTGTCACCGAAGGGATATTAAGTTGGCTCGCAGATCGAGGACGTGTCGATGTCAATAAGGCGCTAGATAACTTCATTTTTTATATTGTGCCTATGCATAATGTTGATGGCGTATATACAGGGAATTATCGATTGAATAGCAAAAGCGAAAATTTAGAAAACACTTGGTATCGTTCCCAATCGAATCCGTTATATCTTGATGATGACTCTCCTCTGGAAAATCAAATAATCAATAAAAAGTTACGTGAATTATCTCAGTCATCAGCGCCTTTTTCCATAGCATTGAACCTCCACTCAACACAAAGTAAACCTAATACACGGGCTTTCTTTTTCCCACATTTTGGCACAATGCAGCAAGGTTACAGCGAAAGGCAAGCTAATTTATGGCACAACTCGATTCGTTTTATTCGAGCAGTGAGCCAAGAGTACAGCAATGAATTTGGTGATCGATTAATAGAGCCTACGCCAGTTGAAGGTGGGAGTAAGTTTGCCAGTCAAAATTTCCCCGAATCATGGTGGTGGGCCAATTTTGGAGATCAAGTGATGGCTGTAACATTAGAAACAACATACGAACATGCAGGGTTTCAGCCTGGTTTCATTACACCCGATAGGTTAAGGGCATTAGGTGAGTCACTGATGAAAGGAGTTTTGAAATACCATTCACTATCTCATGGTGGTTTGATACAGCTATTGAATTCTGAGCACTTAAGCTCAAGCGAAAAGTTTGTGATTCCGAGTGAAATTGATACTAAAAATTAA